Proteins from one Acanthopagrus latus isolate v.2019 chromosome 18, fAcaLat1.1, whole genome shotgun sequence genomic window:
- the LOC119007941 gene encoding gamma-aminobutyric acid receptor subunit alpha-2 isoform X1 translates to MIYHLCFHDTLALTQSHRSRSSSGDLSLTFLHLRRFRLQQVLSALEVFEAAMWSRESAPPLLICLLALTALWKTRSVNADAASDAFKTNITLFTRILDSLLDGYDNRLRPGLGDRITEVKTNIYVTSFGPVSDTDMEYTIDVFFRQSWKDERLKFHGPMNILPLNNLMASKIWTPDTFFHNGKKSVAHNMTMPNKLLRIKDDGTLLYTMRLTVHAECPMHLEDFPMDFHSCPLKFGSYAYTISEVTYAWTRNASDSVVVEGESSRLNQYDLLGQTVGQETIKSSTGEYTVMTAHFHLKRKIGYFVIQTYLPCIMTVILSQVSFWLNRESVPARTVFGVTTVLTMTTLSISARNSLPKVAYATAMDWFIAVCYAFVFSALIEFATVNYFTKRGWAWDGKSVVTDKKKERASVMKKNNAYAVAVANYAPNITKDSGTLPTIAKGGASDPNKPKDGKAPDSKKTFNSVSKIDRMSRILFPVLFGSFNLVYWATYLNREPVIKDMVPSN, encoded by the exons ATGatttatcatctttgttttcatgacacacTTGCACTCACCCAGTCTCATCGGAGCAGGAGCTCGAGCGGCGATCTGTCTTTAACTTTCTTGCATCTTCGACGATTCCGGCTGCAGCAGGTACTTTCTGCACTTGAG GTGTTCGAAGCAGCCatgtggagcagagagagcgCTCCTCCACTCCTCATCTGCCTGCTGGCGCTCACAGCTCTCTGGAAAACCAG GTCAGTGAATGCCGATGCCGCATCTGATGCCTTTAAAACCAACATCACCCTGTTCACGCGAATCCTGGACAGCCTGTTGGACGGATATGACAACCGCCTACGGCCTGGTCTTGGGG ACAGGATAACTGAGGTGAAGACAAACATCTACGTCACCAGCTTCGGACCAGTTTCAGACACAGACATG GAGTACACCATAGACGTTTTCTTCCGCCAAAGCTGGAAGGACGAGAGGTTGAAATTTCATGGACCAATGAATATTTTGCCCCTCAACAACCTGATGGCGAGTAAAATCTGGACTCCAGACACCTTCTTCCACAATGGGAAGAAGTCTGTGGCTCATAACATGACCATGCCCAACAAACTGCTGCGGATCAAAGACGATGGGACTCTGCTGTACACCATGAG GTTAACTGTGCATGCAGAGTGCCCAATGCATCTGGAGGATTTCCCCATGGACTTTCATTCCTGTCCACTAAAATTTGGCAGCT aTGCCTACACAATCTCAGAAGTGACTTATGCTTGGACTCGAAATGCCTCTGACTCTGTGGTGGTGGAAGGGGAAAGTTCCCGCCTAAACCAGTATGACCTGCTTGGACAAACGGTCGGACAGGAAACCATCAAATCTAGTACAG GTGAATACACGGTGATGACGGCTCATTTCCATCTGAAGAGGAAGATCGGCTACTTTGTCATCCAGACGTACCTTCCCTGCATCATGACGGTCATTCTCTCCCAGGTGTCTTTCTGGCTGAACAGAGAATCGGTGCCAGCTAGAACTGTGTTTG GTGTAACTACCGTTCTCACCATGACCACACTCAGTATAAGTGCGAGGAACTCCCTTCCAAAGGTCGCCTACGCCACCGCCATGGACTGGTTCATCGCCGTCTGCTACGCCTTTGTCTTCTCCGCTTTGATTGAGTTTGCAACTGTCAATTACTTCACAAAGCGCGGCTGGGCCTGGGACGGAAAGAGTGTTGTGACTGACAAG aaaaaagagagagcatcTGTCATGAAGAAGAATAACGCCTACGCTGTAGCAGTAGCCAACTACGCGCCTAACATCACCAAGGACTCCGGCACACTTCCAACTATTGCCAAAGGTGGAGCTTCGGATCCCAACAAGCCCAAAGACGGCAAAGCCCCAGATAGCAAGAAGACGTTCAACAGCGTCAGCAAAATTGACCGGATGTCAAGGATTTTGTTTCCGGTTCTCTTTGGCAGCTTCAACCTCGTCTACTGGGCCACTTACTTAAACAGAGAACCCGTTATAAAGGATATGGTCCCCTCTAATTAG
- the LOC119007941 gene encoding gamma-aminobutyric acid receptor subunit alpha-2 isoform X2, giving the protein MWSRESAPPLLICLLALTALWKTRSVNADAASDAFKTNITLFTRILDSLLDGYDNRLRPGLGDRITEVKTNIYVTSFGPVSDTDMEYTIDVFFRQSWKDERLKFHGPMNILPLNNLMASKIWTPDTFFHNGKKSVAHNMTMPNKLLRIKDDGTLLYTMRLTVHAECPMHLEDFPMDFHSCPLKFGSYAYTISEVTYAWTRNASDSVVVEGESSRLNQYDLLGQTVGQETIKSSTGEYTVMTAHFHLKRKIGYFVIQTYLPCIMTVILSQVSFWLNRESVPARTVFGVTTVLTMTTLSISARNSLPKVAYATAMDWFIAVCYAFVFSALIEFATVNYFTKRGWAWDGKSVVTDKKKERASVMKKNNAYAVAVANYAPNITKDSGTLPTIAKGGASDPNKPKDGKAPDSKKTFNSVSKIDRMSRILFPVLFGSFNLVYWATYLNREPVIKDMVPSN; this is encoded by the exons atgtggagcagagagagcgCTCCTCCACTCCTCATCTGCCTGCTGGCGCTCACAGCTCTCTGGAAAACCAG GTCAGTGAATGCCGATGCCGCATCTGATGCCTTTAAAACCAACATCACCCTGTTCACGCGAATCCTGGACAGCCTGTTGGACGGATATGACAACCGCCTACGGCCTGGTCTTGGGG ACAGGATAACTGAGGTGAAGACAAACATCTACGTCACCAGCTTCGGACCAGTTTCAGACACAGACATG GAGTACACCATAGACGTTTTCTTCCGCCAAAGCTGGAAGGACGAGAGGTTGAAATTTCATGGACCAATGAATATTTTGCCCCTCAACAACCTGATGGCGAGTAAAATCTGGACTCCAGACACCTTCTTCCACAATGGGAAGAAGTCTGTGGCTCATAACATGACCATGCCCAACAAACTGCTGCGGATCAAAGACGATGGGACTCTGCTGTACACCATGAG GTTAACTGTGCATGCAGAGTGCCCAATGCATCTGGAGGATTTCCCCATGGACTTTCATTCCTGTCCACTAAAATTTGGCAGCT aTGCCTACACAATCTCAGAAGTGACTTATGCTTGGACTCGAAATGCCTCTGACTCTGTGGTGGTGGAAGGGGAAAGTTCCCGCCTAAACCAGTATGACCTGCTTGGACAAACGGTCGGACAGGAAACCATCAAATCTAGTACAG GTGAATACACGGTGATGACGGCTCATTTCCATCTGAAGAGGAAGATCGGCTACTTTGTCATCCAGACGTACCTTCCCTGCATCATGACGGTCATTCTCTCCCAGGTGTCTTTCTGGCTGAACAGAGAATCGGTGCCAGCTAGAACTGTGTTTG GTGTAACTACCGTTCTCACCATGACCACACTCAGTATAAGTGCGAGGAACTCCCTTCCAAAGGTCGCCTACGCCACCGCCATGGACTGGTTCATCGCCGTCTGCTACGCCTTTGTCTTCTCCGCTTTGATTGAGTTTGCAACTGTCAATTACTTCACAAAGCGCGGCTGGGCCTGGGACGGAAAGAGTGTTGTGACTGACAAG aaaaaagagagagcatcTGTCATGAAGAAGAATAACGCCTACGCTGTAGCAGTAGCCAACTACGCGCCTAACATCACCAAGGACTCCGGCACACTTCCAACTATTGCCAAAGGTGGAGCTTCGGATCCCAACAAGCCCAAAGACGGCAAAGCCCCAGATAGCAAGAAGACGTTCAACAGCGTCAGCAAAATTGACCGGATGTCAAGGATTTTGTTTCCGGTTCTCTTTGGCAGCTTCAACCTCGTCTACTGGGCCACTTACTTAAACAGAGAACCCGTTATAAAGGATATGGTCCCCTCTAATTAG
- the LOC119007941 gene encoding gamma-aminobutyric acid receptor subunit alpha-2 isoform X3 → MLAMVGFLIFPTIHPGGWRSVNADAASDAFKTNITLFTRILDSLLDGYDNRLRPGLGDRITEVKTNIYVTSFGPVSDTDMEYTIDVFFRQSWKDERLKFHGPMNILPLNNLMASKIWTPDTFFHNGKKSVAHNMTMPNKLLRIKDDGTLLYTMRLTVHAECPMHLEDFPMDFHSCPLKFGSYAYTISEVTYAWTRNASDSVVVEGESSRLNQYDLLGQTVGQETIKSSTGEYTVMTAHFHLKRKIGYFVIQTYLPCIMTVILSQVSFWLNRESVPARTVFGVTTVLTMTTLSISARNSLPKVAYATAMDWFIAVCYAFVFSALIEFATVNYFTKRGWAWDGKSVVTDKKKERASVMKKNNAYAVAVANYAPNITKDSGTLPTIAKGGASDPNKPKDGKAPDSKKTFNSVSKIDRMSRILFPVLFGSFNLVYWATYLNREPVIKDMVPSN, encoded by the exons ATGCTAGCGATGGTTGGTTTTCTGATATTTCCAACTATACATCCTGGAGGCTGGAG GTCAGTGAATGCCGATGCCGCATCTGATGCCTTTAAAACCAACATCACCCTGTTCACGCGAATCCTGGACAGCCTGTTGGACGGATATGACAACCGCCTACGGCCTGGTCTTGGGG ACAGGATAACTGAGGTGAAGACAAACATCTACGTCACCAGCTTCGGACCAGTTTCAGACACAGACATG GAGTACACCATAGACGTTTTCTTCCGCCAAAGCTGGAAGGACGAGAGGTTGAAATTTCATGGACCAATGAATATTTTGCCCCTCAACAACCTGATGGCGAGTAAAATCTGGACTCCAGACACCTTCTTCCACAATGGGAAGAAGTCTGTGGCTCATAACATGACCATGCCCAACAAACTGCTGCGGATCAAAGACGATGGGACTCTGCTGTACACCATGAG GTTAACTGTGCATGCAGAGTGCCCAATGCATCTGGAGGATTTCCCCATGGACTTTCATTCCTGTCCACTAAAATTTGGCAGCT aTGCCTACACAATCTCAGAAGTGACTTATGCTTGGACTCGAAATGCCTCTGACTCTGTGGTGGTGGAAGGGGAAAGTTCCCGCCTAAACCAGTATGACCTGCTTGGACAAACGGTCGGACAGGAAACCATCAAATCTAGTACAG GTGAATACACGGTGATGACGGCTCATTTCCATCTGAAGAGGAAGATCGGCTACTTTGTCATCCAGACGTACCTTCCCTGCATCATGACGGTCATTCTCTCCCAGGTGTCTTTCTGGCTGAACAGAGAATCGGTGCCAGCTAGAACTGTGTTTG GTGTAACTACCGTTCTCACCATGACCACACTCAGTATAAGTGCGAGGAACTCCCTTCCAAAGGTCGCCTACGCCACCGCCATGGACTGGTTCATCGCCGTCTGCTACGCCTTTGTCTTCTCCGCTTTGATTGAGTTTGCAACTGTCAATTACTTCACAAAGCGCGGCTGGGCCTGGGACGGAAAGAGTGTTGTGACTGACAAG aaaaaagagagagcatcTGTCATGAAGAAGAATAACGCCTACGCTGTAGCAGTAGCCAACTACGCGCCTAACATCACCAAGGACTCCGGCACACTTCCAACTATTGCCAAAGGTGGAGCTTCGGATCCCAACAAGCCCAAAGACGGCAAAGCCCCAGATAGCAAGAAGACGTTCAACAGCGTCAGCAAAATTGACCGGATGTCAAGGATTTTGTTTCCGGTTCTCTTTGGCAGCTTCAACCTCGTCTACTGGGCCACTTACTTAAACAGAGAACCCGTTATAAAGGATATGGTCCCCTCTAATTAG
- the LOC119007941 gene encoding gamma-aminobutyric acid receptor subunit alpha-2 isoform X4 has protein sequence MPMPHLMPLKPTSPCSRESWTACWTDMTTAYGLVLGEYTIDVFFRQSWKDERLKFHGPMNILPLNNLMASKIWTPDTFFHNGKKSVAHNMTMPNKLLRIKDDGTLLYTMRLTVHAECPMHLEDFPMDFHSCPLKFGSYAYTISEVTYAWTRNASDSVVVEGESSRLNQYDLLGQTVGQETIKSSTGEYTVMTAHFHLKRKIGYFVIQTYLPCIMTVILSQVSFWLNRESVPARTVFGVTTVLTMTTLSISARNSLPKVAYATAMDWFIAVCYAFVFSALIEFATVNYFTKRGWAWDGKSVVTDKKKERASVMKKNNAYAVAVANYAPNITKDSGTLPTIAKGGASDPNKPKDGKAPDSKKTFNSVSKIDRMSRILFPVLFGSFNLVYWATYLNREPVIKDMVPSN, from the exons ATGCCGATGCCGCATCTGATGCCTTTAAAACCAACATCACCCTGTTCACGCGAATCCTGGACAGCCTGTTGGACGGATATGACAACCGCCTACGGCCTGGTCTTGGGG GAGTACACCATAGACGTTTTCTTCCGCCAAAGCTGGAAGGACGAGAGGTTGAAATTTCATGGACCAATGAATATTTTGCCCCTCAACAACCTGATGGCGAGTAAAATCTGGACTCCAGACACCTTCTTCCACAATGGGAAGAAGTCTGTGGCTCATAACATGACCATGCCCAACAAACTGCTGCGGATCAAAGACGATGGGACTCTGCTGTACACCATGAG GTTAACTGTGCATGCAGAGTGCCCAATGCATCTGGAGGATTTCCCCATGGACTTTCATTCCTGTCCACTAAAATTTGGCAGCT aTGCCTACACAATCTCAGAAGTGACTTATGCTTGGACTCGAAATGCCTCTGACTCTGTGGTGGTGGAAGGGGAAAGTTCCCGCCTAAACCAGTATGACCTGCTTGGACAAACGGTCGGACAGGAAACCATCAAATCTAGTACAG GTGAATACACGGTGATGACGGCTCATTTCCATCTGAAGAGGAAGATCGGCTACTTTGTCATCCAGACGTACCTTCCCTGCATCATGACGGTCATTCTCTCCCAGGTGTCTTTCTGGCTGAACAGAGAATCGGTGCCAGCTAGAACTGTGTTTG GTGTAACTACCGTTCTCACCATGACCACACTCAGTATAAGTGCGAGGAACTCCCTTCCAAAGGTCGCCTACGCCACCGCCATGGACTGGTTCATCGCCGTCTGCTACGCCTTTGTCTTCTCCGCTTTGATTGAGTTTGCAACTGTCAATTACTTCACAAAGCGCGGCTGGGCCTGGGACGGAAAGAGTGTTGTGACTGACAAG aaaaaagagagagcatcTGTCATGAAGAAGAATAACGCCTACGCTGTAGCAGTAGCCAACTACGCGCCTAACATCACCAAGGACTCCGGCACACTTCCAACTATTGCCAAAGGTGGAGCTTCGGATCCCAACAAGCCCAAAGACGGCAAAGCCCCAGATAGCAAGAAGACGTTCAACAGCGTCAGCAAAATTGACCGGATGTCAAGGATTTTGTTTCCGGTTCTCTTTGGCAGCTTCAACCTCGTCTACTGGGCCACTTACTTAAACAGAGAACCCGTTATAAAGGATATGGTCCCCTCTAATTAG